A stretch of bacterium DNA encodes these proteins:
- a CDS encoding DUF1284 domain-containing protein has translation MTLILRPHHILCSLGFNGYGYSPEFIAEIARITKIIKSGRVKTVIIRPGFDNVCQSCPHHEYECSPETLGPRGRHAAELDRRTLRALKLKPGHPYPLPEINERIANLSEKNFQEICLGCEWQILGICRESFLALKSRLKNPS, from the coding sequence GCAGCCTGGGATTCAATGGATACGGCTATTCCCCTGAATTCATTGCTGAAATCGCGCGTATTACAAAAATCATCAAATCCGGACGTGTAAAAACAGTTATTATCCGGCCCGGCTTTGACAATGTTTGCCAAAGCTGTCCACACCATGAGTATGAATGCTCCCCTGAAACACTTGGTCCGCGAGGGCGTCATGCCGCAGAGCTCGACCGGCGTACTCTGCGGGCTTTAAAACTTAAACCGGGACATCCCTATCCGCTGCCGGAAATCAATGAACGCATCGCCAATTTATCAGAAAAAAACTTCCAGGAAATCTGTTTAGGCTGTGAATGGCAAATATTAGGCATCTGTCGCGAAAGCTTCCTGGCACTAAAATCACGGTTAAAAAACCCATCCTAA